A single genomic interval of Croceibacter atlanticus HTCC2559 harbors:
- a CDS encoding acyl-CoA reductase: MTLNEHIEAFSELGKFLEQFFNDSNTKDDEFSQRLATEIEAAVHYNGWFTKNNVRFSLQQWQLALTEDNLSAWLKNYDINTKVPKTIGLILAGNVPLVGFHDVLSVLVTGHNVLIKYSSNDQRLLPLLLEKLKAINSKYNERIKTAKDQLKGFDAVIATGSNNTSRYFNYYFKNVPSIIRKNRHSVAILTGEESPEQIQLLANDIFRYYGLGCRNVSKLLVPEGYNFNTFFENIMNWSEVINDNKYANNYDYNKAVYLMSGANMLDNNFVLLKEDNGFSSPIGVLFQDSYKNLEELEEILAEEKDNLQCVVSNNLQPQHIYFGETQHPKLWDYADNIDTVEFLLKVN; this comes from the coding sequence ATGACCCTTAACGAACATATTGAAGCATTTTCGGAATTAGGAAAATTTCTTGAGCAGTTTTTTAATGACTCAAACACTAAAGACGACGAGTTTTCCCAAAGATTAGCAACAGAAATTGAAGCCGCTGTACATTACAATGGCTGGTTTACTAAAAACAATGTTAGGTTTTCTTTACAACAATGGCAGTTAGCATTAACAGAAGACAATTTATCTGCTTGGCTAAAGAATTATGATATTAATACTAAGGTACCCAAAACTATAGGTTTAATACTTGCAGGAAATGTACCCTTAGTTGGTTTTCATGACGTGCTTTCTGTTTTGGTAACAGGACATAATGTGTTAATTAAGTACTCATCTAACGATCAGCGTTTATTACCATTATTATTAGAGAAACTAAAAGCTATTAATAGTAAGTATAATGAGAGAATTAAGACAGCTAAAGATCAATTAAAAGGTTTTGATGCAGTTATTGCTACTGGTAGCAATAATACGTCCAGGTACTTTAATTACTATTTTAAGAATGTTCCAAGTATAATTAGAAAGAACAGACACTCTGTAGCCATTCTTACAGGCGAAGAATCTCCAGAACAAATACAACTATTAGCTAACGATATTTTTAGATATTATGGTTTAGGCTGCAGAAATGTATCTAAACTTCTTGTGCCTGAAGGTTATAACTTTAATACTTTCTTTGAAAATATAATGAATTGGTCTGAGGTTATAAATGACAATAAATACGCAAATAATTACGACTACAACAAAGCCGTATACCTTATGAGCGGTGCTAATATGTTAGACAATAATTTTGTGTTACTAAAAGAAGACAATGGGTTTAGCTCACCAATAGGTGTTCTTTTTCAAGATAGTTATAAAAATCTTGAAGAATTAGAAGAAATCTTAGCTGAAGAAAAGGATAATTTACAATGCGTAGTTTCTAACAACTTACAACCGCAGCATATTTATTTTGGAGAAACCCAACATCCTAAATTATGGGATTATGCAGATAATATAGATACTGTTGAATTCTTGTTGAAAGTTAATTAG